The window atatatcaaatgaaaattttctatataaaaatatatttatgacataaaacctaatcatattaatacttttgtaataaatgttaattatctttataaagataaatatatctaattaagttattaataaaacacatgatataaaataacaaataaaatcactaataaaatatatatttgttcgattaccattacacatgattgaataataggttcgtgaatccgaggccaaccctgcattgttcagttccttcgtatgcatattttactacaaaatatcgtattgtgagttcatttgattcctttttactctttacatttttgggactgagaatacatgcgctgtttttacaactgctttattaaatgcttttgaaatacatttttgaactgcgaatacatgaaatgcttttataaatgtttgacgagatagacacaagcaaaacattcctcgaatgaattattatgcagacagaagttctgtggattattattgaattatgtgaacatgataattgccaccaattgatgtgaatattttttccctgattattattgcttggtaacctaagaattagaatcgggtatggccctaattcacgcgaatcctaaaggtagctaccgggtttaacacccccacccagaatgttcactagacggaagagctagtgggcgtggtgtttagtactttgaagtttatatatttatacagacgagatgttctgttttggggatattattgatgcgcattatatgttaaggtcggttaccatgttgagcaatgaaatcaaattgaatgttatgtatcgagagaatgatttttatacacaggttatgtgtattatttttgtgcacgagatatgtgtacggttatttaaaaatcgcgaagcAACCTACGggagagaaaaggatacgaacctactctactaagcattatgaaaaatggttttgtacacgagataggtgtactgtatttaaatcttgtggtctatcaaaatgatgaattttattgcttataataaacctatgaactcaccaaccttttggttgacacttggaagcatgtttattctcaggtatgaaagaaattctccgctgtgcatttgctcatttagagatattacttggaatcattcatgacatatttcaaaagacattgcattcgagtcgttgagttcatcaagattatttttaagtcaattatagttgaatatattatgaaatggtatgcatgccgtcaactttcgatgtaaagaaagtttatattttaaaaatgaatgcaatgtttgtaaaatgtatcatatagaggtcaaatacctcgtaatgaaatcaactattgtgaatcgtttataatcggtatgaacgggtcctttcatccttGAACACATGCTCGTCACTTTGGGTTTCGGGCCAAGGTGGCAAAAATTGGTGTTGATGTGTCTTCGTTCCGAACGTACGTCCATTCTAGTTAATGGGAGTCCTACTGGGGAATTTGAGGTTCAACGAGGCCTTCGTCAGGGTGACCCTTTGAGCCCGTTTTTGTTCTTAATTGTCATGGAAGGTCTACATTTGATGTTGCATGACTATATGAACCAGAATCTAATTAGAGGCGCCTCGGTTGGCATTCAAGGTATTAAAATTTCTCATCTACTTTATGCTGATGATGTTGTCATCATTTCAGATTGGGATAAAAACTCGCTAGACCGTATCTTTGAAGTGTTCAATGATTTCTATCATTTCTCGGGTTTGAAGATCAATGTTAATAAATCCAATTTGTACGGGTTGGGTGTGATAGACTCTGAAGTAGATGATAATGCAAGTGATATTGGCTGCTTACGCGGCACATTTCCTTTCCTCTATTTGGGAATGCCTATGGGAATCAACATGAATCGTATCTCCAATTAGAAAATGTTGATAGATAGATTTAATAAAAGACTTTCGACTTGGAAGGCCAACCTCCT of the Rutidosis leptorrhynchoides isolate AG116_Rl617_1_P2 chromosome 5, CSIRO_AGI_Rlap_v1, whole genome shotgun sequence genome contains:
- the LOC139848431 gene encoding uncharacterized mitochondrial protein AtMg01250-like, giving the protein MCLRSERTSILVNGSPTGEFEVQRGLRQGDPLSPFLFLIVMEGLHLMLHDYMNQNLIRGASVGIQGIKISHLLYADDVVIISDWDKNSLDRIFEVFNDFYHFSGLKINVNKSNLYGLGVIDSEVDDNASDIGCLRGTFPFLYLGMPMGINMNRISN